A genomic window from Gambusia affinis linkage group LG16, SWU_Gaff_1.0, whole genome shotgun sequence includes:
- the LOC122846005 gene encoding uncharacterized protein LOC122846005: MKIKSKKDENVNSTILKYCWEYSKFHSNGFGWIINKWIKIYELEDKEIAQFNPINVSPSWIFPAVNVDIKLLKMKNDWNLKEIGVKTDIYLRNSYYNYAKIYSDGSKNSKGCVGIGIYISEFKIDISKRLSDQLSVFTAEMVAVIISLQWVEEVRPDRVVICTDSKAVIESIQGEGNNRKDLVLEIQHSLFRLYRGGIDVWFCWVPAHQGVKGNERADKLAKRALDQAITIKIPIGKGEGKSIIKNKEMEIWQKRWNEDKKGRKLYKIQKSIFSRNVKERNRREEIIMTRLRVGHTYLNDTLYLIGKKNNDKCEKCGEKENVEHILLNCKTYEREREKLRRIVGKTDQEWSLKGILGNDGNIMDICMIRKALFIFLQNTKLKNRI, from the coding sequence atgaaaataaaaagtaaaaaagatgaaaatgtaaattcaacaatattaaaatattgttgggaATACTCAAAGTTCCATAGtaatggatttggatggatcataaacaaatggattaaaatatatgaattagaagataaagaaatagctcaatttaatccaattaacGTTAGCCCTTCATGGATATTTCCGGCAGTAAATGTAGACATAAAactccttaaaatgaaaaacgattggaatttaaaagaaatagggGTAAAAACCGATATATACTTAAGAAACTCATATTataattatgctaaaatatattcagatggttctaagaattCAAAAGGATGTGTGGGAATAGGAATTTATATATCTGAGTTTAAAATTGACATATCTAAAAGATTATCTGATCAACTATCTGTATTCACggcagaaatggtggcagttatcATCAGTTTGCAGTGGGTAGAGGAGGTGCGTCCAGACAGAGTAGTAATTTGCACAGATTCCAAAGCAGTCATAGAAAGTATTCAAGGAGAAGGAAACAATAGGAAAGATCTAGTACTAGAAATTCAACATAGCTTATTTAGATTATACAGAggtggcattgatgtttggttctgttgggtacCAGCACATCAAGGtgtaaaaggcaatgaaagggcagataaattagcaaaaagggCTTTAGATCAGGCAATAACGATTAAAATACCTATTGGCaaaggggaagggaaatcaattattaagaataaagaaatggaaatatggcaaaaaagatggaatgaagataagaaaggaaggaaattatataaaatacagaagtcaATATTTAGTAGAAATGTTAAGGAGAGAAAtagaagggaagaaataataatgactaGATTGAGAGTAGGGcacacatatttaaatgatactttatatttaatagggaagaaaaataatgataaatgcgaaaaatgtggagagaaagaaaatgtagaacatatactactgaactgtaaaacataTGAACGTGAAAGGGAGAAATTGAGAAGAATAGTTGGAAAGACAGATCAAGAATGGAGTCTGAAAGGAATATTGGGAAATGATGGAAATATAATGGATATTTGTATGATAAGAAAagcgttatttatttttcttcaaaacacaaaattaaaaaatagaatatga